Genomic segment of Malus domestica chromosome 15, GDT2T_hap1:
CTCTTTTTTTGCAACGGCTAATAATGTGGTTAATCATGTTGGAGCATCTTGTAAGCGGCGTGATTCACTTAGAGGGCAACTTCAAGAAGAGCTTGTGATAGCTTTTGAAAATGATTGTCTTATAACGGGGCGAGgcttaaatcaagaaacaagtcTCAAACGTGCCGGTGACACACGATGGAACTCACACTATGGTACCTTGATTAGCATCATTTCTATGTTTTCATCCGTGGTTCATGTGCTTCAAATGGTTATTGATGATAATCCCAATGAAAGTGCGGGTGAAGCAAATACGTTAATGAGAGTGATACTtacttttgagtttgtgtttcaccttttcttgatgaaagtcatattgggactcacaaatgatttgtcacaagcattgcaaaggaaagatcaagaaattgtgaatgcaatggctTTAGTGAAATCATGCAAGGAAAAGCTATATTGGATGAGGAATAATGGGTTCGATGCATTGGTTGATGAAgtatcttctttttgtgaaaaacatcatATTGATGTTCCTAACATGGAAGAGGCATTTATACTTCCAGGGAGGTCAAGGCGTTATGCTCCAATAAAGACAAATCGTCATCATTATCGTGTGGAGCTCTTTATTTATGTCATTGATGAGCAAATTACGGAGTTAGAGGATCGCTTTAATGAGGTAAATACCGAGTTGCTTAtttgtatggcatgtttgagtccgaaagattcatttgtagcttttgataaaccaaagttacttcgtcttgctcaattttatcctcaagacttttcggatgaagatcgtttggcacttgaagatcaacttgagATTTATAATCATTATGTGTGTTCCAATAGTGatttctctcaattggaagggattggtgatcttgcaaaaacaatggtggagacaaggatgcatcaagtattcaattatatatatttgctcattacattgtctttagttttaccagttgcaactgcttcagtggagagagcattttctgtcatgaatattgttaagggtccacttaggaacaaaatgggagatcaatggttgagtgatagcttgcttgtttatattgagagagatatttttgcttgtattgaaaatgaagctataatgcttcgttttcaaaatatgaaacctcgtcgtggacaattatagtttgtaatattgtttccattatgaattatgaatgaaagtactatgatttcattttcaatatgtttttccatcctaaatttttatttgaacttttacACTGCGACCCCTTGGGGTAagattcctggatccgccactgaacAGAGGGTATTTGAATCTAAAATACTATCAATTAACAAGCATCtattaacttcttttttttacaACCGATAGAATCATTTACACTAACTTAAACTCTACTAATACGTACTTGCACGGAATCCTGAAATTCGTGAAAAATAATCATATAGTCAAATTCTATAAACATTTAAGAATATAGAACAATTGTGTTACTTTCTtcacacattttttgttttgtcataTATAGATATTTTATCATGGATATTGGTACTGCAAAATTAAGATAAAGCAAAACACTATTTGCCTGTCATTGGTGGAGCCCCCGCATTAGTGGGCTCGTtggagaaaatttgaaaaaatttatATGCCAAAACTTTTGTATCTTTAGATGAAATCACCATCTTTTCCCTGCTTTTGGATAGGACCTTCCAGAATGAAATGGACGAAAGATatttcttaaagaaaattaatgaaaaaatcttgaaaactttgagttttaatgataaggacaaaataaagggtaaagtgaatagtaacatgattgacttttaagtataaaaatgtggtttttcgttaaagtgaacagtaccgggtgcttttcgttaaagtttcctatttCTTAAGGGCTTCTGATTAATATATGAGATACTTTGGATACGATCCttaactatcaatattcttttattgaaaccttgtatgtttttagtttttgatcgaAATTTCTAACATTAATGTAATAGTgcaagttactatattttttaaattaaaaattgaaatttgtatttgtttatattaatgagattttaaataaaattcataatttatgggattaaataataaaatataaattatactctcttttatattgtgtgtgtacatatatataggtacattcatcaaaattaacaaaaaaaattattgtaccaaaacatggtgTAATATCCTgataatttaaatatatgaaatagaatattcataattatgaatatgcagagaaaatcgaaaataaatcgatttatggttatgaaaatttaattgagaaattttataattttgttaccgaaaattattataatttacgtcAAAAAATTTATCGATAAGTGGAAATGACAAAAAATGCCTCTAGATTTTGGTTTAACGTAATTATACGAGGACATATTTTATCCTCACGTATTTGATCATATTTCTTGGTATATTTGGATAGAGGACGATCATACGAGCGCgcaggcgaaagccgtttgtgaATCAGAGTTGGAACGAAGAAATTAGaggttaaaaaattaaatttaaaaaaaaaaagaaaagaaaagagaagtttGGAAGCTGCCAGATGGCAAcgtgagaaagaaagaaaatgcaagatgcgggagagaaaaagaaagcagGGAACAAATCAAGAAGGGGGAGGAAAGATAAGTGACTAATGGGGGAGAAAATAAATGAGGGGAAGGGAGAGAGACGAGGGGAAAGGAATCACCCCAACCTGTGATAATCGTCGACCCGACCCGACGGTGGCATGCAAATTCGACACCTTTCACGGAAAATTGAGGCAAATCGCCACCTGAAAACCACTCCTTAGCcttccctcttccatttccacaaaaaattagaaggaatttgGTGGTGGTTTTGGGGAAGAACACCCCGACGGGAACCATGGGTGCACGGCAAAATTTCGACGTTTCTGCAGGTATCGCCGACAACCACCACCCTTGTCTAACTCCCCTTGAGGCCTGGATTGAAgccaaacaagtttgggggcAGCGGAGTTGTGAAATGGACGAATCGCAGGaccccaaattctagggtttcggCGGGTTCGAGGCAATTCTGAGCACTTCCTGAACGAATTAGACTTTggcccaggtatgaaagttgttcctctcattgaactctacttgcctgtaaaatttggtaatttttagagttcGTCGGAAAATTAGGTTTCCATTAGACGGAAACCGCCACCCACagcggcgcgtggccagtggACCGATGCTGCCATTTTGTGAAAATTTTTAATATTCTAAATatgaatttggtatcaaattgaTATGTTTCGATTATTAAACCCAATGTTGGTTATTTCAGTTACTTGAATGTCTTtggaaataaatttaaaatgaattgtgaactacgaaaggtTTGATCCCGttcaagggtacgtaggcagtctaacgggAGTTAGATGCAGTCTTAAAAATAACCGAGATTaatcttttgttaaaaatttTCTTAAGAAAAGGAATTGGGTgactaatttaaaaattaaccttatgtttttggtaaaaaaaattgggtTATAGATTTTGTGAATAACTaagaattaaattaaaaaaattgtgataAATGGTAGAAAATAAACAAGAGTTTCATTTTTTCCTATCACCGAATTAGttttcaaaacaaaattttcaggTCGAAGCGTtacacatgggtacattcttcaaaacacaaaaaaagaagaagatattaggcttatTAACATTAATACATTTCTTTggttaaacttgacatggatacattctcaaaacaacaaaaaagaatgtacccatataaatttaaaaatggattaaaaaaatttgaatggattttatattaaaaaattgggtacattttatgtcacagcccgtcttgaattattactatcGACGATGTAAAATGATGGTTTTATCCTTGGACGTTGAAATTGTAGTGTGTGTAATGTGCTTTGGGACTTAGATATGTTTTCTTTGGttggttggtgacccacgtggaacacacacacacccaaaactctccctctctctcccgtgCCTTCCCTCTCTTTCCTTCCTCTCGGATTTTTGCAAAAAACCCGTACAAACATACGGACAAACTCCAAGCTTCAATTTCAAGCACGGATCGACGTCAAGAAGGTAAGATTCGAACTCCTTGCAAGTCCCTGAGTTCATATATGTCATTTTTAGGACTTGAAAACCTCAAAAACCCCGAGAACTCTAACCTCCGATttggtgcactgttcatgcacacataaATGGGAAGGTTTCAAGTGATTTGAAGGTTGTAAGAAGCTTTAAAACATCCCtatgaagctcggagaagaaaaaccaagtgatttggacgtcgggatctttagtttcaagcttggccggtttttcttgaaattcttcGGCGAGATCCCGTGAGATTTAGGCCCTAAAACTGGTATAGGTTTGTTCTACatgtcctaagcttcattttgatatataattTGTGCAATGtggttgaaaaacgagtgagatATCAAGGTTTAAAAATTTTCCCAGTTTCCGGTGCCGGCGACGGTCGCTGGAGTCCTGAGGTTAGgggtgacggaatattctgtcaactttgacggaatattcctaatggcGTTGGTTAGTTTTAACGGTTTTCGTTacttttaacggaatattcctaacggcgtcaCTGTTaccgtcagtgtgcctggcacgtgCCCGTGCGTGGGCGGCGCGTCTGGCCGGCGCATGGCGGTACGTGGCGGCATGTGGGTGGTtggaaaattattctaaaaatatggggatgttcgggagttgtgtagatcacgttggtatattcaaacaccccatttgagcattgtatgataagttattagttagttttggttaggtgctttaaattaacgtttattcagttaattcgcatataggtgagacttatcccgaggacgagcgcaatcAAGGACGACTctggggctacgacccttcgacatatcagtgagtgggtttttgtttttcagtatatatttatatacttgatattttcccagaaaatgtgtttaaatgaaagtatgccttgaatgccatgcatcTAAATTTATATTTCGTATATGAATATTAGTATATGATGCTTATGTATAATTGTGGTGATGtagacgctcaggtaagtaccaggtgagttatgttttgtgATGAGAATTAATGATTAATGGCatgtgattgaataacgttgagctcataaaactgcatcTAAGGTGATTATGATTTAGCCAAAGATATGGCACAGACCTGTTATTACAATGTCaactcccgcaccatatgctcatattggatccaatttaggtgcatagtcctgtcgtacaaacctttgctatggtttcgactcgtatgtgactagcgatttatcgcccaactATTATGAgcgagtagtattgagcataattatattacacccaatatTGTCGTATAGACTTTTTCATTTGGTTCTGACTTGTGTGCAGTAGAATGCCGTATaagtcattgtagtgacttcgGCTAGATTTGACTATTGagttatgaattcagccgtatagACTTCCATAGGGGTTCCAGCTAATATGTTatatttccatgaatttattctcacctgaattacttactctgttatatcttggcatgacatacttatgattatgaatatgtgaagcatgatttgaattgatatattaacatatatatatatttatgcatatgtttatattctatttctaggaaaattatacatgttttacggcaaggggttagaactttgagaactaaaatggttttgtaaaacatttttttttgccca
This window contains:
- the LOC103419630 gene encoding uncharacterized protein, whose protein sequence is MHVGPVGSVHNKAREAATNLMNQATHIETAVSKHSDQTRKAYRTCLIASIKCTKFLLRQGLPFRGYDESATSSNRGNYLELLQFLADNNDKVREVVMENAPGNLKLLAPSIQKEIVNSCALETLDAIMDDLKDKFFSILVDEARDVSVNEQMAMVLRYVDDNGHVIERFVGIQHVTDTTSSSLKDAIDTLFSRYGLSISKLRGQGYDGASNMRGELNGLKTKILREQPCAYYVHCFAHQLQLALVAVAKNNIDIASFFATANNVVNHVGASCKRRDSLRGQLQEELVIAFENDCLITGRGLNQETSLKRAGDTRWNSHYGTLISIISMFSSVVHVLQMVIDDNPNESAGEANTLMRVILTFEFVFHLFLMKVILGLTNDLSQALQRKDQEIVNAMALVKSCKEKLYWMRNNGFDALVDEVSSFCEKHHIDVPNMEEAFILPGRSRRYAPIKTNRHHYRVELFIYVIDEQITELEDRFNEVNTELLICMACLSPKDSFVAFDKPKLLRLAQFYPQDFSDEDRLALEDQLEIYNHYVCSNSDFSQLEGIGDLAKTMVETRMHQIFYHGYWYCKIKIKQNTICLSLVEPPH